The proteins below are encoded in one region of Accipiter gentilis chromosome 12, bAccGen1.1, whole genome shotgun sequence:
- the RBM46 gene encoding probable RNA-binding protein 46, giving the protein MHEENKAAANGCGKSRSGTQNEAALLALMEKTGYSMVQENGQRKFGGPPPGWEGPPPPRGCEVFVGKIPRDMYEDELVPVFERAGKIYEFRLMMEFSGENRGYAFVMYTTKEEAQLAIKILNNYEIRPGKFIGVCVSLDNCRLFIGAIPKEKKKEEILNEMKKVTEGVVDVIVYPNATDKTKNRGFAFVEYESHRAAAMARRRLIPGTFQLWGHTIQVDWADPEKEVDEETMQRVKVLYVRNLMISTTEDTIKAEFNKFKPGVVERVKKLRDYAFVHFFHREDAVAAMSVMNGKCIDGASIEVTLAKPVNKESIWKQHFNGQISPSSENVLGFTNKDDGHQKSLGKPANFLVRLNGQHSPGPTEVERCTYPFFPGIKLTPISMYSLKSSHFSSAAMHLDYFCNKNNWTPPEYYLYSTTSQDGKILLVYKVLIPSIADGSQSYFMPDKLCATVEGAKELAAQFTLLHLGKHKCFQLSLSSPSFSAANCTPYLA; this is encoded by the exons ATGCATGAGGAAAATAAAGCTGCAGCAAATGGATGTGGCAAAAGCCGAAGTGGCACTCAGAATGAAGCTGCTTTACTGGCCCTGATGGAGAAGACTGGATACAGCATGGTTCAAGAAAACGGGCAAAGAAAATTCGGTGGTCCTCCACCAG GTTGGGAAGGTCCTCCACCACCTCGTGGATGTGAAGTTTTTGTGGGTAAGATTCCTCGTGATATGTATGAAGATGAATTAGTTCCTGTTTTCGAGAGAGCTGGGAAGATCTATGAGTTCAGACTGATGATGGAATTCAGTGGTGAGAATCGAGGCTATGCTTTTGTGATGTACACTACCAAAGAGGAAGCCCAGCTAGCCATCAAGATTCTGAATAATTACGAAATTCGTCCAGGGAAATTTATTGGTGTCTGCGTAAGCTTAGACAACTGCAGACTATTTATTGGAGcaattccaaaagaaaagaagaaagaagaaatactgaatgaaatgaaaaaagttacagaagGAGTGGTGGATGTCATTGTTTATCCAAATGCCACTGACAAAACTAAAAATCGTGGCTTTGCTTTTGTAGAATATGAATCTCACAGAGCAGCTGCAATGGCTAGAAGGCGGCTAATCCCAG GAACATTCCAGCTCTGGGGTCATACTATTCAAGTAGACTGGGCAGACCCTGAGAAAGAAGTTGATGAAGAAACAATGCAGAGAGTTAAAGTATTATATGTAAGAAATTTAATGATATCTACTACAGAGGACACGATTAAAGCTGAATTCAACAAGTTCAAGCCAGGAGTAGTTGAACGTGTAAAGAAGCTGAGAGACtatgcttttgttcattttttccatcGAGAAGATGCAGTTGCTGCTATGTCTGTAATGAATGGAAAGTGCATTGATGGAGCTAGTATTGAGGTAACACTGGCAAAGCCAGTTAACAAAGAAAGTATTTGGAAGCAACATTTTAATGGTCAGATAAGTCCCAGTTCTGAAAATGTCTTAGGTTTTACTAACAAAGATGATGGTCATCAAAAATCCTTAGGGAAACCAGCAAATTTTTTGGTTCGTCTTAATGGTCAGCACAGTCCAGGCCCCACTGAAGTTGAAAGATGTACATACCCGTTTTTTCCAGGAATAAAGCTTACTCCAATTAGCATGTATTCTTTAAAATCCAGTCACTTCAGTTCTGCAGCAATGCATCTGGattatttttgcaataaaaataactgGACACCGCCAGAATACTACTTGTACTCAACCACAAGTCAGGATGGGAAAATACTCTTGGTGTACAAGGTGCTTATTCCTAGTATTGCAGATGGTTCCCAGAGTTATTTCATGCCAGACAAACTCTGTGCAACAGTAGAAGGTGCAAAGGAATTGGCAGCACAGTTCACACTTCTACATCTAGGTAAGCATAAATGCTTCCAATTA tctctttcttccccctctttttctgCAGCCAACTGTACGCCCTATTTGGCTTGA